In Bacillus kexueae, a single genomic region encodes these proteins:
- a CDS encoding DEAD/DEAH box helicase family protein, translating to MTELPNIPLTLNTSDNNFSLEFYDPCLKWAKKYDRGVGYFTSSWIRSNAYGLSHFAANGGTARWITSPIIDERDLDALSKGLIEPEDIDLVSTLKEEVRLLQEYLEEETLNAIAWFIYDGILEFRFAVPTKSLEGGDFHDKFGIFYGAEEKLSFNGSVNDSKKGERNYESIKVFPTWKGLGDFVEDDIKRFEKIWNNSDENLKVFDMPSAVKEDIFTLRTLERPYKLSEEKRIENKWRHQDDAIRNFLNIGNGILEMATGTGKTRTALSIVKILHNNKSVKSAIVTVDGSDLLEQWSKEVGMWTNLTIYKQFSRYKEISGFLLNPENAVLIISREFLVDFIDHFTNQILTNSIIICDEVHGFGAPMLVKKLSGKISPFKYRLGLSATPEREYDENGNDFIEAEIGGKVFEFGLEDAIRRGILCEFDYTPLEFELTEEDRKKIKQLIATHNAKKQAGEYVVDENLFRDIARVKKVSKAKLPIFYSFLQLNRDILDRSIIFVETKEFGEAVQQILIRFEPNYHTYYGEDDRQNLLRFSNGELNCLITSKRISEGIDISSVNNIILFSADKAKIQTIQRIGRSLRLDPNNPKKRAAVVDFIQVSDEGNSDHDRRIWLNEMAKVKREE from the coding sequence TTGACTGAATTGCCTAATATCCCACTTACATTAAATACCTCCGATAACAATTTTTCACTTGAATTCTACGATCCATGCTTAAAGTGGGCGAAGAAGTATGATAGGGGTGTAGGTTATTTTACTTCAAGTTGGATTAGATCAAATGCTTATGGTTTAAGTCACTTTGCAGCAAATGGAGGTACAGCACGTTGGATAACAAGCCCAATAATAGATGAAAGGGACTTGGATGCTCTCTCAAAAGGATTAATTGAACCAGAGGATATTGATCTTGTGTCTACTCTAAAAGAAGAAGTAAGATTGCTACAAGAATACTTAGAAGAGGAAACTCTTAATGCAATTGCCTGGTTTATTTATGATGGAATATTAGAGTTCAGGTTTGCAGTTCCAACTAAAAGCTTAGAGGGAGGAGACTTTCATGACAAGTTTGGTATATTTTATGGAGCAGAAGAAAAGTTATCCTTTAATGGTTCCGTAAACGATAGTAAAAAAGGAGAAAGGAATTATGAAAGTATTAAAGTATTCCCCACATGGAAAGGCTTAGGCGATTTTGTGGAAGATGATATTAAGCGCTTCGAAAAAATTTGGAATAATAGTGATGAAAACTTAAAGGTTTTCGACATGCCTAGTGCTGTAAAAGAAGACATCTTTACGCTACGTACATTAGAAAGGCCATATAAACTTTCAGAAGAAAAGAGAATAGAAAATAAGTGGAGACATCAAGATGATGCCATTAGAAATTTTTTGAATATTGGAAATGGGATACTTGAAATGGCAACTGGAACAGGCAAAACCAGAACCGCATTAAGTATTGTGAAGATTCTCCATAATAATAAATCTGTAAAAAGCGCGATTGTTACAGTAGATGGATCAGATCTACTAGAACAATGGTCTAAAGAAGTGGGGATGTGGACTAACCTAACAATTTACAAGCAATTCTCAAGGTATAAAGAGATTTCTGGATTTTTACTTAATCCAGAAAATGCAGTTTTAATAATTTCAAGAGAATTTCTTGTTGATTTTATTGACCACTTTACGAATCAAATATTAACAAATTCAATAATCATCTGTGATGAGGTACACGGATTTGGTGCTCCAATGTTAGTAAAAAAACTAAGTGGAAAGATTAGTCCCTTTAAATATAGATTAGGACTTAGTGCAACGCCCGAAAGAGAATATGATGAGAATGGTAATGATTTTATAGAAGCAGAAATAGGGGGCAAAGTATTTGAGTTCGGTCTAGAAGATGCAATAAGACGGGGCATATTATGTGAATTTGACTACACCCCTTTAGAGTTTGAATTGACGGAAGAAGATCGAAAAAAAATTAAACAACTAATTGCTACTCATAATGCTAAAAAGCAAGCGGGTGAATATGTGGTGGATGAGAATTTATTTAGAGATATAGCTAGAGTGAAAAAAGTCTCTAAAGCAAAATTACCCATATTCTATTCGTTTTTACAATTAAATAGAGATATTTTGGACAGGTCAATTATTTTTGTTGAAACAAAAGAATTCGGGGAAGCGGTGCAGCAGATACTAATTAGATTTGAGCCAAATTATCATACCTATTACGGAGAAGACGATAGACAAAATTTACTTCGTTTCAGTAATGGAGAGCTTAACTGTCTAATAACTAGTAAAAGAATATCAGAAGGAATTGATATTAGTTCAGTTAATAACATTATTTTATTTTCTGCTGATAAAGCAAAGATACAAACTATTCAAAGGATCGGCAGAAGTCTAAGACTCGATCCAAATAATCCCAAAAAGCGTGCAGCTGTAGTAGATTTTATTCAGGTTAGCGATGAAGGGAATTCTGATCATGACAGACGTATATGGCTAAATGAAATGGCTAAGGTGAAAAGAGAGGAGTAG
- a CDS encoding DUF262 domain-containing protein, with protein MDKRGNSFITWEMPIGSVYNNYRAHFEFPSFQRGFIWKDEQKSLLIHSILIGFPLPNLILSKNDDSYTVIDGKQRLYTIFDFMEDKFRLYPDTPNVSNTNISFCTFSKLPLELQQNFLNESLRFTIVEGADNSDIFELFGRLNNFTPISNFTKRTFRSSLMDQVLELANHTFFQKHYPLTPTARKTQVDNQIVIITSMLLDKELPVDKVNTKATEDYLEYLSKSNKTLETESIKQIIDYMELVSGYLTVREKRKIYKKVDTIVILQVSFELSKKNIDHEIFSEFLKQFFINNQMEYDQYNDLKKLGFHEIKNIKKRVEILKNNFNKFLQQKENNIS; from the coding sequence ATGGACAAAAGAGGAAATAGCTTTATTACGTGGGAAATGCCCATTGGTTCAGTTTATAATAATTATAGAGCCCACTTTGAGTTCCCGAGTTTTCAAAGGGGGTTTATTTGGAAAGATGAACAAAAATCACTTTTGATTCATTCTATTTTGATTGGGTTTCCATTACCAAATTTGATACTCTCTAAAAATGATGATAGTTACACTGTTATAGATGGCAAACAAAGACTTTATACCATTTTTGATTTTATGGAAGACAAGTTCAGACTATATCCTGACACTCCAAATGTTTCTAATACCAATATTTCTTTTTGTACATTTAGTAAATTACCTTTGGAACTTCAACAAAATTTCCTTAATGAAAGTCTTCGGTTCACTATAGTTGAAGGAGCTGATAATAGTGACATTTTCGAATTGTTTGGCCGACTGAATAACTTTACACCCATATCAAATTTCACAAAACGAACATTTCGATCTTCGTTAATGGATCAGGTATTAGAGCTTGCAAACCATACATTTTTCCAAAAACACTACCCATTAACACCAACTGCTAGAAAAACTCAGGTTGATAATCAAATAGTTATTATTACCTCCATGTTACTAGATAAAGAATTACCTGTAGATAAGGTAAATACAAAGGCTACAGAAGATTACCTAGAGTATTTATCAAAAAGTAATAAGACCTTAGAGACTGAATCAATAAAGCAAATCATTGATTATATGGAACTTGTATCAGGTTATTTAACTGTAAGAGAGAAAAGGAAAATATATAAAAAGGTGGATACAATTGTAATTTTACAAGTTTCCTTTGAGCTTTCTAAAAAAAATATAGATCATGAAATTTTCTCTGAATTTTTAAAGCAATTTTTCATTAATAATCAAATGGAATATGACCAATACAACGATCTTAAAAAGTTGGGATTCCATGAAATAAAAAATATTAAAAAGCGAGTTGAGATTTTAAAAAATAACTTTAATAAATTCCTTCAACAGAAAGAAAATAATATCAGCTAA
- a CDS encoding Arm DNA-binding domain-containing protein — protein sequence MYENGKWAYTVSLGIDPLTKKQKQKTKSGFATKKEAVSAARAMEAQIEDGTHVNETKMTFESFTQVWIKVYAQNAKISSVRARSKEMKHFISVWGPYPLKKITKQIYQRRILELSEKYSKNYLGGIHACGRMIFNHAIDLGLIKVNPKSIAQIST from the coding sequence ATATACGAAAACGGAAAGTGGGCTTATACCGTATCACTTGGTATTGATCCTTTAACAAAAAAACAAAAACAAAAAACAAAATCAGGTTTTGCTACAAAGAAAGAAGCAGTTTCTGCTGCTAGGGCAATGGAAGCTCAAATAGAGGACGGAACACATGTAAATGAAACTAAAATGACATTTGAGTCATTTACCCAAGTCTGGATAAAGGTATATGCACAAAACGCAAAAATAAGTAGCGTAAGAGCACGTAGTAAAGAAATGAAACACTTTATATCCGTTTGGGGGCCATATCCTCTTAAGAAGATAACCAAACAGATTTACCAAAGACGTATATTAGAGCTTTCCGAAAAGTACAGCAAGAATTACTTGGGTGGTATCCATGCATGCGGACGTATGATATTTAATCACGCAATTGATTTAGGATTAATCAAGGTTAATCCTAAATCAATTGCCCAAATATCAACCTAA
- a CDS encoding tyrosine-type recombinase/integrase: protein MPKYQPKIEDIEEQKEEIKFLEKEELARLLRLANSDGLEMDSLIFTTLAYTGLRIGELLALKWTDFDKEKGSIRVTKTLYKHVTI from the coding sequence TTGCCCAAATATCAACCTAAAATAGAAGACATTGAGGAACAAAAAGAAGAGATTAAGTTTTTAGAAAAAGAAGAGTTAGCTCGACTATTACGCCTTGCTAACTCGGATGGGTTAGAAATGGATTCATTGATTTTTACCACTCTAGCTTATACTGGTTTACGTATTGGAGAACTTTTAGCCCTTAAATGGACTGATTTTGATAAGGAAAAAGGATCAATCCGTGTAACTAAAACACTATACAAACACGTAACAATATAA
- a CDS encoding site-specific integrase yields MRTIRIDDKLVKMLQHHSIKQKEFKLQNRPVYVDNQFIFARNDGNPQLRKVIETRLKRLLRKAGIEKNITPHSFRHTHTSLLIEASVGVKEIQQRLGHTDINTTMNIYAHMTVNMEEKASHQFSKLMKDLL; encoded by the coding sequence ATCCGTACAATTCGTATAGATGATAAGCTTGTAAAAATGTTGCAGCACCATTCAATTAAGCAAAAAGAATTTAAGTTACAAAATCGCCCTGTATACGTTGATAACCAGTTCATCTTCGCAAGAAATGACGGGAACCCACAATTAAGAAAGGTAATTGAAACCAGACTTAAACGTTTATTAAGAAAAGCCGGTATAGAAAAAAATATTACTCCTCATTCATTCAGACATACTCACACATCTCTTTTGATTGAAGCGAGTGTGGGAGTAAAGGAGATTCAGCAGCGTTTAGGCCATACAGACATAAACACAACAATGAATATTTACGCTCATATGACGGTTAATATGGAAGAAAAGGCCTCCCACCAGTTCAGTAAACTGATGAAAGACCTTCTCTAA
- the groL gene encoding chaperonin GroEL (60 kDa chaperone family; promotes refolding of misfolded polypeptides especially under stressful conditions; forms two stacked rings of heptamers to form a barrel-shaped 14mer; ends can be capped by GroES; misfolded proteins enter the barrel where they are refolded when GroES binds) gives MAKEIKFSEEARRAMLRGVDTLADAVKVTLGPKGRNVVLEKKFGSPLITNDGVTIAKEIELEDAFENMGAKLVAEVASKTNDVAGDGTTTATVLAQAMIREGLKNITAGANPVGVRKGIEKAVTVATEELKAISKPIEGKESIAQVAAISAADEEVGKLIAEAMERVGNDGVITIEESKGFTTELEVVEGMQFDRGYASPYMVTDSDKMEAVLENPYILITDKKISNIQEVLPVLEQVVQQGKPLLIIAEDVEGEALATLVVNKLRGTFNAVAVKAPGFGDRRKAMLEDIAILTGGEVITEDLGLDLKSANITQLGRAGKVVVTKENTTIVEGAGDSEQIAGRVNQIRAQLEETTSEFDKEKLQERLAKLAGGVAVIKVGAATETELKERKLRIEDALNSTRAAVEEGIVSGGGTALVTVYNKVAAIEAEGDVATGVNIVLRALEEPVRQIATNAGLEGSVIVERLKKEEVGVGFNAATGEWVNMIETGIVDPTKVTRSALQNAASVASVFLTTEAVVADKPEENAGGGMPDMGMGGMGGMM, from the coding sequence ATGGCAAAAGAAATTAAATTTAGTGAAGAAGCACGTCGCGCGATGCTACGTGGTGTAGATACATTAGCTGATGCCGTAAAAGTTACTTTAGGACCTAAAGGTCGTAACGTCGTATTAGAGAAAAAATTCGGTTCTCCTTTAATTACAAACGACGGTGTTACAATCGCCAAGGAAATCGAATTAGAAGACGCATTCGAAAACATGGGTGCTAAATTAGTAGCAGAAGTTGCAAGCAAAACAAATGATGTTGCTGGGGACGGAACAACGACTGCGACTGTATTAGCTCAAGCGATGATCCGCGAAGGTCTTAAAAACATCACAGCTGGTGCAAACCCTGTAGGTGTTCGTAAAGGAATCGAAAAAGCTGTAACGGTTGCAACTGAAGAATTAAAAGCAATCTCTAAGCCAATCGAAGGTAAAGAGTCTATCGCTCAAGTAGCAGCGATTTCTGCAGCTGACGAAGAAGTAGGTAAGCTTATTGCAGAAGCAATGGAGCGCGTTGGTAACGACGGCGTTATCACAATCGAAGAATCTAAAGGCTTCACAACTGAATTAGAAGTTGTAGAAGGTATGCAATTCGATCGTGGATACGCTTCTCCATACATGGTAACAGACTCTGACAAAATGGAAGCTGTTCTTGAAAATCCATATATCTTAATTACAGATAAGAAAATCTCTAACATCCAAGAAGTATTACCAGTGTTAGAGCAAGTAGTACAACAAGGTAAGCCATTATTAATCATTGCTGAAGACGTTGAAGGTGAAGCGTTAGCAACATTAGTTGTGAACAAACTTCGCGGTACATTCAACGCTGTAGCGGTTAAAGCTCCTGGCTTCGGTGACCGTCGTAAAGCAATGTTAGAAGACATCGCAATCTTAACTGGCGGTGAAGTAATCACTGAAGACTTAGGTTTAGATCTTAAGAGCGCAAACATCACGCAATTAGGTCGCGCTGGTAAAGTTGTTGTAACAAAAGAAAATACAACAATCGTTGAAGGTGCTGGAGACAGCGAACAAATCGCTGGTCGCGTGAACCAAATTCGTGCTCAATTAGAAGAAACAACTTCTGAGTTCGATAAAGAAAAATTACAAGAGCGCTTAGCGAAATTAGCTGGCGGTGTAGCAGTAATCAAAGTTGGTGCAGCTACTGAAACTGAATTAAAAGAGCGTAAACTTCGCATCGAAGACGCCCTTAACTCAACTCGTGCAGCAGTTGAAGAAGGTATCGTTTCCGGTGGTGGTACTGCCCTTGTAACAGTTTACAACAAAGTAGCAGCAATCGAAGCTGAAGGCGACGTAGCTACTGGTGTGAACATCGTTCTTCGCGCATTAGAAGAGCCAGTACGTCAAATCGCGACAAACGCTGGTCTTGAAGGTTCTGTAATCGTAGAGCGCTTAAAGAAAGAAGAAGTTGGCGTAGGATTCAACGCTGCAACTGGCGAGTGGGTAAACATGATCGAAACTGGTATCGTTGACCCAACAAAAGTAACTCGTTCTGCTCTTCAAAACGCAGCATCTGTTGCATCTGTCTTCTTAACAACAGAAGCAGTAGTAGCTGACAAGCCAGAAGAAAACGCTGGCGGCGGCATGCCTGACATGGGCATGGGCGGAATGGGCGGCATGATGTAA
- the groES gene encoding co-chaperone GroES: protein MLKPLGDRVVIELVESEEKTASGIVLPDTAKEKPQEGKVVAVGTGRVLDSGERVALEVKEGDRIIFSKYAGTEVKYEGTEYLILRESDILAVIG from the coding sequence GTGTTAAAGCCATTAGGTGATCGCGTAGTTATTGAGCTTGTAGAATCAGAAGAAAAAACAGCAAGTGGTATCGTATTACCAGATACTGCAAAAGAAAAGCCTCAAGAAGGTAAAGTAGTTGCAGTTGGTACTGGTCGTGTACTTGACAGTGGTGAGCGTGTAGCGCTAGAAGTAAAAGAAGGCGATCGCATCATCTTCTCAAAATATGCGGGTACTGAAGTGAAATACGAAGGTACTGAATACTTAATTTTACGTGAAAGTGACATCCTAGCTGTTATCGGTTAA
- a CDS encoding CPBP family intramembrane glutamic endopeptidase, giving the protein MIKHYWWIIITYVLMQLSAFAGVPMMYKYLLGTGLSKELAIYKAQAYWTIFSFSLALVIILILLTNVRQVELRDEAKASVKASTFWAIGGAFMTLFVQGIAANIEVNVFGIDPGSENTQIIMDLVKMTPLLILVTSIIGPILEEIIFRRILFRVIYKRTNFMIGALVSSILFALVHGEPEHILLYASMGFTFAYLYVKTNRILVPIFAHTMMNTFVVIIQLLYGEEIEKMTNQMEKIQIIIGGI; this is encoded by the coding sequence GTGATTAAGCACTATTGGTGGATTATTATTACATATGTACTTATGCAGCTTTCTGCATTTGCTGGCGTGCCGATGATGTACAAATATTTATTAGGGACAGGTCTCTCTAAGGAACTTGCTATCTATAAAGCGCAAGCCTATTGGACCATCTTTAGCTTCTCCTTGGCATTAGTGATTATTCTAATCCTCTTAACGAATGTACGCCAAGTAGAGTTAAGAGATGAAGCAAAAGCATCGGTGAAAGCATCAACCTTTTGGGCAATAGGTGGAGCGTTCATGACGTTATTTGTCCAAGGTATAGCTGCAAATATTGAAGTAAATGTGTTTGGCATTGACCCAGGTTCTGAAAATACGCAAATCATTATGGATTTAGTCAAGATGACGCCGCTTCTCATCCTTGTAACGTCCATTATCGGACCGATTTTAGAGGAAATCATCTTTCGCCGAATCCTATTTCGTGTTATATATAAAAGAACGAATTTTATGATAGGAGCTCTCGTTAGTTCAATATTATTTGCCCTTGTACATGGTGAACCTGAACATATTCTTTTATACGCATCGATGGGGTTCACATTTGCGTACCTTTACGTGAAAACGAACCGCATATTGGTACCCATTTTCGCCCATACGATGATGAACACATTCGTAGTCATTATTCAGCTCCTATATGGTGAAGAAATTGAGAAAATGACAAATCAAATGGAGAAAATTCAAATCATTATTGGAGGCATCTAA
- a CDS encoding YdiK family protein, with protein MRFNPNSMGLFYLAMGILFTYLAINTATATDTIWTLPTIILMLLATFDFSVSIRMFSYSARMKKAKNK; from the coding sequence ATGAGATTTAATCCAAATTCCATGGGCTTGTTTTATTTAGCCATGGGTATTTTATTTACGTACTTAGCAATTAACACTGCAACTGCAACAGATACAATTTGGACTCTTCCGACGATTATCTTAATGTTGCTAGCAACATTCGACTTTTCGGTATCCATTCGTATGTTTTCGTATTCTGCTCGCATGAAAAAAGCGAAAAATAAATAA
- the tatC gene encoding twin-arginine translocase subunit TatC has product MNEKQMSVLEHIEELRKRLLIVVVFFFMSVVGGFFLTKPIIVYLQHTSEAEQFALNAFRPTDPFMVYMQFTFIIALILTSPVILYQLWAFVSPGLYETERRVTLSYIPISLGLFLLGLSFSYFILFPFVVDFMNRISNDLEINQVIGIHEYFRFLLQLTLPFGLLFQLPVVVMFLTRLGLITPMLLVSVRRYAYFVLLVVAAMITPPELISHLMVTVPLFILYEISIVISRFAYRKAQLAQMKEMNK; this is encoded by the coding sequence ATGAACGAAAAACAAATGTCTGTGTTAGAACATATTGAAGAATTGCGAAAACGGCTGTTAATCGTGGTCGTTTTCTTTTTCATGTCAGTGGTAGGTGGCTTCTTCTTAACGAAGCCGATCATTGTGTATTTGCAACATACAAGTGAAGCCGAACAATTTGCGTTAAATGCGTTTCGACCGACAGACCCATTTATGGTGTATATGCAGTTTACATTTATAATAGCCTTGATATTAACGTCACCAGTCATTTTATATCAGTTATGGGCATTTGTCAGTCCGGGACTATATGAAACGGAGCGACGAGTGACACTCAGTTACATTCCTATTTCACTTGGCTTGTTTTTGCTGGGGCTATCGTTTTCGTATTTTATTTTATTCCCGTTTGTCGTCGATTTCATGAATCGGATTTCCAATGACTTGGAGATTAACCAAGTGATTGGAATTCATGAGTATTTTCGCTTTTTGCTCCAGTTAACATTGCCATTTGGACTATTGTTCCAGCTTCCTGTCGTCGTCATGTTTTTAACTAGACTAGGGCTCATTACGCCGATGCTTCTAGTGAGTGTTAGACGATACGCTTACTTTGTCCTGCTTGTTGTTGCAGCGATGATTACACCACCAGAGCTAATCTCACATTTAATGGTAACCGTACCGTTATTCATTCTATATGAAATTAGCATCGTCATTTCGCGCTTTGCTTATCGGAAAGCACAACTGGCGCAAATGAAAGAGATGAATAAATAA
- a CDS encoding twin-arginine translocase TatA/TatE family subunit: MNIGLGSFLLIVVVGLLIFGPKKLPELGRAAGDTLREFKKATKGLADDYEDDKQKSEK, translated from the coding sequence ATGAACATCGGTTTAGGTAGTTTCCTATTAATTGTAGTGGTAGGCCTTCTTATTTTCGGTCCGAAAAAGCTTCCAGAGCTTGGACGAGCAGCCGGAGATACATTACGTGAATTCAAAAAAGCTACAAAAGGTTTAGCGGATGATTACGAGGATGACAAACAGAAATCAGAAAAGTAA
- a CDS encoding redox-sensing transcriptional repressor Rex, with protein sequence MNQDQQKIPQATAKRLPLYYRFLQNLHVSGKQRVSSKELSEAVKVDSATIRRDFSYFGALGKKGYGYNVNYLLSFFRKTLDQDELTKVTLIGVGNLGTAFLNYNFMKNNNTQITIAFDVDRDKVGQEVGGVPIYHLDELEEHLPEDVTVAILTVPAPVAQSIADRLIRKGIKGILNFTPARLTVPDSIRIHHIDLSVELQALAYFLKNYPQE encoded by the coding sequence TTGAACCAGGATCAACAGAAGATACCACAAGCGACAGCGAAACGGCTGCCACTTTATTATCGCTTTTTACAAAACTTGCATGTATCAGGTAAACAGCGTGTATCTTCAAAAGAATTGAGTGAAGCTGTAAAGGTGGACAGCGCTACAATTCGCCGAGATTTCTCATACTTTGGCGCTCTTGGAAAAAAAGGATATGGCTACAATGTTAATTATCTGCTATCCTTTTTTCGCAAAACTTTAGACCAAGATGAACTAACAAAAGTGACGTTAATTGGGGTCGGAAATTTAGGGACAGCTTTCTTAAATTATAATTTTATGAAAAACAATAACACCCAGATTACGATTGCCTTTGACGTCGACCGAGATAAAGTTGGTCAAGAGGTTGGCGGTGTTCCTATTTATCACTTAGATGAACTAGAAGAACATTTACCAGAGGATGTAACGGTGGCAATTTTAACGGTGCCAGCACCGGTGGCACAATCGATTGCTGACCGACTCATCCGAAAAGGAATAAAAGGTATTTTAAACTTTACGCCAGCTCGGTTAACGGTTCCGGATTCCATCCGGATTCATCATATTGATTTATCCGTTGAGTTACAGGCATTAGCGTATTTCTTAAAGAACTATCCACAAGAATAA
- the moaC gene encoding cyclic pyranopterin monophosphate synthase MoaC encodes MSEFTHINEQGRAKMVDISEKNETVRSAVAKTSVMVSQLLYERIISHQMEKGDVLSVAQVAGIMAAKNTPFMIPMCHPIPLKAVDIQFDWKENEKKYILEIVATVKTKGATGVEMEALTAASLCALTVYDMCKSIDKGIIIGPTYLVEKTGGKSGDYQRKGSVL; translated from the coding sequence GTGAGTGAGTTTACACATATAAACGAGCAAGGTCGAGCGAAGATGGTCGACATATCGGAGAAGAATGAAACCGTTCGTTCAGCGGTAGCGAAGACGAGTGTTATGGTTTCGCAATTATTGTATGAACGAATCATTAGTCACCAAATGGAAAAAGGCGATGTGTTATCAGTTGCTCAAGTAGCTGGAATTATGGCGGCGAAAAACACACCTTTCATGATCCCGATGTGCCATCCGATTCCATTAAAAGCAGTCGACATTCAATTTGATTGGAAAGAAAATGAAAAGAAGTATATACTAGAAATTGTTGCAACTGTCAAAACAAAAGGGGCAACAGGAGTCGAAATGGAAGCGCTAACCGCTGCTTCTCTATGTGCGTTAACCGTTTATGATATGTGTAAGTCAATTGATAAAGGCATCATTATTGGGCCCACATATCTCGTTGAAAAAACAGGGGGAAAAAGCGGGGATTATCAGCGCAAAGGTTCTGTTTTGTAA